From bacterium:
CGTCGCGACCGCGGAGACGCTTGCAAATCGAGAGTGTACTCGATCGCATACTCGGTTTGCAACTTTTTGAGAATGGATTCGTCGTTGCCATCCCACACAATCACATCATCAACAACGAAACTCTGTTCCCAAATATCGCGATTGAGTTGCTTCGTCAACCAGAGAATCCGATGTGACGGAAACCGCTTTCGTAATCCGCGTAGCACCGGCCCGAGTAACAAACAATCTCCCAATGAGGAGAATCTTATTACCAGAATCGCATTTGGTTTACTCATCGCCATGTTTGATTCATTTAGGGAAGAGTGATTCGTCGCTCAATACTCACGGTTGACTGCGAATCGGGCAAACTTTGCCAACCTTTCGCGGGCTGCATTTGCAGGGAACTTCTCTAATTGTTCAATCGCCCGGTCAGCATAACGGTTGGCGATTTGTTGTGCCTCTTCCGCACCTTGGTACTGTTTTACAAACGACAGAATCTCTTTTGCGTCGCGCCGTTTGACGCCGGATTTTATTCGACTCAACACCTGTCGCTTTTCCGTTTCGCCGGCTTTCTTGAAGGCGCATAGCAATGGCAGTGTAATCTTTGAGTCGCGAATATCGCCGCCTACCGGTTTCCCTAACAAGCCGCTGCGACCGGTGTAATCGAGAATATCATCGCGTATCTGAAAAGCGATACCCAAGTCTTCCCCGAATGCCTTCCACTCCTCAAGCGATGTATCCGCCGGCGCGGTGGTCAGCACACCTAACCGAATCGCTCCAGAAACAAGCGCTGCGGTTTTGTCGCTGATCATTTCGAGGTATTCGTCTTCGTTACTCTCGAGATCGCGACCCAATGCGGCTTCCTGTAATTCACCTTTCGCCATCCGCTTCGAGATTTCCGCCAAGACGTCTAACGCTTCAAACCGCTTTAACTCGACGGTACACGATAGCGAGCGCGCCAACAAAAAATCTCCGAACAATACGGAGATTTTATTATTCCAAACCGCTTTTAACGAAGCAAATCCACGGCGGGTATCGGAGTCGTCGACTACGTCGTCATGAATCAAGGTGGCGGTATGGAGGAGCTCCATTACAAGCGCCGATGTAATCGTCGCCGGATTCGTCTCTCCATAAACTTTAGCGGCAAGAAACGTTAGTAACGGTCGTAGCCCTTTGCCCCGCTGATCGGTGATGTAGCCGATCATCTTGTCGATTAACGCAACTTTACTCGTGAGCGATTCACGCCAAGCAATATCGAATGCCGCAAACTCCGGTAGGCATTCCGACCGGAACTTTTCTAACTCGGCTTTGGTCGGATTAAACAGCACTAATCTTCCTCACGAATCCCACTGCGAACTTTCTTCATCGTCCGGTCTAATTCCCGTGCTTCCTCGCGAGCTGCAATGGTGGCACGCTTATCGTATTGTTTCTTTCCAGTGGCGAGCCCCAATTCGACTTTGATCTTTCCGCGTTTCAAATACACAGTAAGCGGAACAACCGTCGCCCCTTTTTCTTCGACCTGCCGCTGGATCTTTTTTAATTCTGCTTGATGCAACAACAGCTTGCGCGGCCGCACCGGGGGATGATTCGCATAAGCGCCATTTTCATAAGGTGAAATGTGTACGCCCACCAACCAAAGCTCACCTTTCATGAAGCGAGCGAAACTATCGCGCAACTGAATACGTGAGTTCCGGCAGCTCTTCACTTCGGAGCCGGTCAATACAACGCCGGCTTCCCACCGGGCTCCAATCGTGAAGTCGTGGTAAACCTTCTTGTTTTTCGCCAAAATGTGATTTTCTTCGTCCATAGCTAAGTAAAATACGCACCAGACCTGAACATCGCAACCGTTTCTAATCTATACGATGTGTCAATCGTTGCGAGTACGGATGAACCTTTTGTTCACCCAACAAAACATACTTTCGAGTTCGGGTGAACCTTGTGTTCACCCAGCAGTATCTACTCTTTTACGCTTCCTAACGTTAATCCCGAAATTAACCACTTCGACAGCATCAGAAACAATACCATCACAGGAATCGAGATCAAGGTCGACGCTGCTGCGAAAATTGCCCACTCAGTGCCCATACTTGCTTGGAACATTTTTAATCCGAGTGGCAATGTATATTTATTCACATCGATGAGAATCTGTGCCGCGACGACATACTCTGACCATGCGGACATGAAACTGAAGAGTGCGGTTATCACCAGTGCTGGTGCAGCCAATGGCAAAATCACCATCCGCCACGCTTGGAAGGGAGTCGCCCCGTCAATAAGTGCGGCTTCCTCCAGTGAATGCGGGATCGTATCGTAGAAGCCTTTCATCTGCCAAATACAAAATGGCAGCGCGGTAGCGGTATACACAATCATCAATCCAAAAAAGGAGTTGACCAGCCGCAGTTGTGCAAGCAAAAGGAATGTGGGGAGGAGGAGCATCGTAGGTGGAAACATTTGCGTCACCAACAACGATAGCATAATCGGTTGTTTCGCAAAGAACTTAAACCGGGAGAACGCGTATCCCGCCATCGAAGCCAGTGTTACTCCCAATATTGTTACAGCACCGGTTACCAGTAACGAATTGCCCAACCAGCGGAGAAATGGTCGTTCAAACAATAGTGTTTTGTAAGCCTTCAGGGTTGCGCCATCAGGTATCAAAGCCAGCGATGTGGAAAGCAACCGGTCGTTTGGTCGCAACGATATCGAAATCATCCGTAAAATCGGATAAATCGCAATGAAAATGAAAACGATTAGAACGGCGTAGGTGAATACTTGAAACACGAGAGAATCTTTACGCTGGTTCATCGCACACCCTCCGCTGCCTTAGTTCGCCAGAGGAACCACCAACTAAACGCCGCTAACAACCCAAAGATGACCATCGAAAGTGCCGCGGCGAAACCGTACCGGTAGAATTGGAATGCCGCTTTGTAAACGAAGCTAACCAGAATATGCGATTGATCGGATGGTTCACCGCCGTTGGTAACCAGCCAAATGATATTGAGGTTATTGAAAGTCCAAACCACACCGAGTGTGATTGCCGGCAGCATGACCGGTTTCAACATCGGGATTGTGATATGCTTAAATCGTTGCCACGAATTAGCACCGTCGATTTCTGCCGCTTCGTACAACTCCTGCGGAATCGATTGTAAACCGCCTAACGCTATCACCATCATAAAGGGAAAGCCTAACCAGATATTCGTCAGAATACAAGCACTGAACGCCATCACCGGATCGCCCAACCAATTCACCGGCGACATCCCCAATAGCTTCGTTACGATGAGATTGAAGTCGCCATATTCATAGTTGAACATCCCTCGCCATACTAAACCCGTGATGACCGGCGGCACTGCCCACGGCAGAATCAAGAGCGTGCGGATTATCGCCCGGCCTTTGAGTTGCCGGTTGAGCAACAACGCTAACGCAACGCCGATTGTTACATGGAAAACTACATTGACAATTGTCCAGATTAGTGTTTTACCGAAGACGCCCCAAATCTCTCCACTGGTGAAAACCTTGATGTATTGCCGGAATCCAATCACACTCCAATCGGTGAAATGTCGCATCGACATATTGGATAACGATATTGTAACATTGAATAGAAACGGATACAGTACCACTAACAATAACACGATTAGCGATGGCAACAGTAAGAACAATAGGAAAGGA
This genomic window contains:
- the smpB gene encoding SsrA-binding protein SmpB; the encoded protein is MDEENHILAKNKKVYHDFTIGARWEAGVVLTGSEVKSCRNSRIQLRDSFARFMKGELWLVGVHISPYENGAYANHPPVRPRKLLLHQAELKKIQRQVEEKGATVVPLTVYLKRGKIKVELGLATGKKQYDKRATIAAREEARELDRTMKKVRSGIREED
- a CDS encoding ABC transporter permease subunit; amino-acid sequence: MNQRKDSLVFQVFTYAVLIVFIFIAIYPILRMISISLRPNDRLLSTSLALIPDGATLKAYKTLLFERPFLRWLGNSLLVTGAVTILGVTLASMAGYAFSRFKFFAKQPIMLSLLVTQMFPPTMLLLPTFLLLAQLRLVNSFFGLMIVYTATALPFCIWQMKGFYDTIPHSLEEAALIDGATPFQAWRMVILPLAAPALVITALFSFMSAWSEYVVAAQILIDVNKYTLPLGLKMFQASMGTEWAIFAAASTLISIPVMVLFLMLSKWLISGLTLGSVKE
- a CDS encoding polyprenyl synthetase family protein; its protein translation is MLFNPTKAELEKFRSECLPEFAAFDIAWRESLTSKVALIDKMIGYITDQRGKGLRPLLTFLAAKVYGETNPATITSALVMELLHTATLIHDDVVDDSDTRRGFASLKAVWNNKISVLFGDFLLARSLSCTVELKRFEALDVLAEISKRMAKGELQEAALGRDLESNEDEYLEMISDKTAALVSGAIRLGVLTTAPADTSLEEWKAFGEDLGIAFQIRDDILDYTGRSGLLGKPVGGDIRDSKITLPLLCAFKKAGETEKRQVLSRIKSGVKRRDAKEILSFVKQYQGAEEAQQIANRYADRAIEQLEKFPANAARERLAKFARFAVNREY
- a CDS encoding sugar ABC transporter permease yields the protein MNDLLTRSSRPFLLFLLLPSLIVLLLVVLYPFLFNVTISLSNMSMRHFTDWSVIGFRQYIKVFTSGEIWGVFGKTLIWTIVNVVFHVTIGVALALLLNRQLKGRAIIRTLLILPWAVPPVITGLVWRGMFNYEYGDFNLIVTKLLGMSPVNWLGDPVMAFSACILTNIWLGFPFMMVIALGGLQSIPQELYEAAEIDGANSWQRFKHITIPMLKPVMLPAITLGVVWTFNNLNIIWLVTNGGEPSDQSHILVSFVYKAAFQFYRYGFAAALSMVIFGLLAAFSWWFLWRTKAAEGVR